Proteins co-encoded in one Candidatus Eisenbacteria bacterium genomic window:
- a CDS encoding aminoglycoside 3'-phosphotransferase/choline kinase family protein, with product MSETNREGNDSAAIVDAIRRELSLGVGLKRFASGSVPVFAVGDEHVVKLFPPEERSFFHTERAALTHLDSLLPIPTPRVIAAGERGQWYYIVMTRLSGCSLAETWPAIESHDRFQLMREMGAALAALHATSTDELAPLAVDWPRFMDAQRASCRDRQLARGLAAPWVDAVGAFLERWAPTDDGTRVLLHTEVMREHLLVEHRDEAWRISGLIDFEPAMLGAREYEWAAVGIFLTCAEPGLLGALLEAYGAEVDDELPLRTMAYVLLHRYSNLRWYLERLPVLDEVGDLESLARRWFTP from the coding sequence ATGAGCGAAACGAACCGTGAAGGGAACGATAGCGCGGCCATCGTGGACGCCATTCGACGCGAGCTCTCGCTCGGAGTCGGCCTCAAGCGTTTCGCGAGCGGCTCCGTCCCGGTGTTTGCCGTTGGGGACGAGCATGTCGTGAAACTGTTCCCGCCGGAGGAACGCTCGTTCTTCCATACCGAACGGGCGGCGCTAACGCATCTCGACAGCCTCCTCCCAATCCCGACACCTCGCGTCATCGCGGCGGGCGAGCGCGGCCAGTGGTATTACATCGTGATGACGCGTCTGTCGGGATGCTCGCTGGCCGAGACATGGCCTGCGATCGAAAGCCACGACCGCTTTCAACTGATGCGCGAGATGGGTGCGGCGCTCGCCGCGCTGCACGCGACCTCGACGGACGAACTCGCACCTCTGGCTGTCGACTGGCCACGATTCATGGACGCACAGCGGGCCTCCTGCCGCGACCGCCAGCTTGCGAGGGGCCTGGCGGCTCCGTGGGTGGATGCCGTGGGGGCCTTTTTGGAGCGCTGGGCTCCCACCGACGACGGGACGCGAGTCTTGCTTCATACGGAGGTGATGCGAGAGCACCTCTTGGTCGAGCACCGAGACGAGGCCTGGCGCATCAGCGGCCTCATCGACTTCGAGCCGGCGATGCTCGGTGCCCGCGAGTACGAATGGGCGGCCGTCGGCATCTTCCTGACGTGTGCCGAGCCGGGGCTCCTCGGAGCCCTGCTCGAAGCCTACGGCGCAGAGGTAGACGACGAACTCCCGCTGCGAACGATGGCCTATGTGCTTCTCCACCGGTACAGCAACCTGCGTTGGTATCTGGAACGCCTCCCGGTCCTGGACGAAGTTGGCGATCTCGAGTCGTTGGCGCGCAGGTGGTTTACTCCTTAG